Proteins from one Embleya scabrispora genomic window:
- a CDS encoding chaplin translates to MKKMGKTAFIVAAGSGLVLAGASGAMANADSDGAAVGSPGVVSGNNIQVPIHVPINLCGNTIDIVGVLNPAFGNTCINT, encoded by the coding sequence ATGAAGAAGATGGGCAAGACCGCGTTCATCGTCGCGGCCGGCAGTGGTCTCGTGCTCGCCGGTGCCAGTGGCGCCATGGCCAACGCCGATTCGGACGGCGCGGCCGTCGGTTCCCCCGGTGTGGTGTCGGGCAACAACATCCAGGTGCCGATCCACGTCCCGATCAACCTGTGCGGCAACACCATCGACATCGTCGGTGTGCTGAACCCCGCCTTCGGCAACACCTGCATCAACACCTGA